One stretch of Halorientalis litorea DNA includes these proteins:
- a CDS encoding nucleotidyltransferase domain-containing protein: MSLGEREDELLDTLEAVIDADLPYVLVGGWAIAAFNQRFTTDVDVVIPAQAVDDYTDLLTDRGYEKTADVERNELYEGRTIRFEKDIGNPVRFDAMVDALGCRQTEAEWSYRYLTQHSVTQELRTGRPVTARIPERELLFAVKLHSGRKADSRDLVVLAAGADFDRIATHLHRGESEKLAGRIETVLNRLTSEDFADAFKGVFEQQTVPEQDIDAVVEFLRDQQRRIDSER; this comes from the coding sequence ATGAGTCTCGGTGAACGCGAAGATGAATTGCTGGACACCCTGGAGGCCGTCATTGACGCTGACCTGCCATACGTCCTCGTCGGTGGGTGGGCGATCGCGGCGTTCAATCAGCGCTTCACCACGGACGTCGACGTCGTCATTCCGGCCCAAGCGGTCGACGACTACACGGACCTTCTCACCGACCGCGGCTACGAGAAAACGGCCGATGTCGAGCGAAACGAGCTCTACGAGGGCCGTACCATCCGGTTTGAGAAGGACATCGGGAATCCGGTTCGGTTCGACGCGATGGTCGACGCGTTGGGCTGTCGCCAGACGGAAGCTGAATGGTCGTATCGCTATCTGACCCAGCACTCCGTCACCCAGGAACTGCGAACCGGGCGCCCGGTAACAGCCAGGATTCCGGAACGGGAGTTGCTGTTTGCCGTGAAACTTCACAGTGGCCGCAAGGCAGACTCCCGGGATCTGGTGGTGCTGGCTGCTGGCGCGGATTTCGACCGGATCGCGACTCATCTGCATCGCGGAGAATCCGAGAAGCTCGCTGGTCGCATCGAGACTGTCCTCAACCGCCTCACGTCGGAGGATTTCGCAGATGCATTCAAAGGAGTCTTCGAACAGCAAACGGTTCCCGAACAGGATATCGATGCCGTCGTTGAGTTCCTTCGTGACCAGCAGCGCCGAATCGATTCTGAACGATAA
- a CDS encoding DUF6610 family protein: MSLEINSSSSTDRDITAARQADVVAFLHRAPFALDAYRLGFLPGFREDCGYQQTQYQDLNIPVGMLDNDFRNPDLDRYVARFFEYEPKVGVIGDVYEGDDVDEYVAAAREVQASYPDAELIIVPKCREVIDTIPNDLVLGYSRGYADRLAHEFSEPTDWRGRRVHILGGSPPKQWDVIQQLTRPTLTDDPPADIVGLDWNGLHRGAQFGEFWTADGWDDSGRDASHVTVRKTVRHSLARIKAFWQSHGVWPDSTPHSDILEIEYEGPSPTNLDSAVCTECEANVWTTRRGPFIAEYDTGVLCGYCSYECYFSHRHRNNLEEIASEQSVYIPPA; this comes from the coding sequence ATGTCGCTCGAAATCAACTCCAGCAGCAGTACTGATCGCGACATCACCGCTGCCAGACAAGCCGACGTCGTGGCGTTCCTCCATCGAGCGCCGTTCGCTCTGGATGCGTATCGGCTCGGATTCTTGCCTGGGTTCCGAGAAGACTGTGGGTACCAGCAGACCCAGTATCAGGACCTGAACATCCCCGTCGGGATGCTCGATAACGACTTTCGGAATCCCGATCTGGATCGGTACGTCGCCCGATTTTTCGAATACGAACCCAAGGTTGGCGTGATCGGAGATGTGTACGAGGGAGACGACGTCGACGAGTACGTGGCCGCTGCCCGCGAAGTTCAGGCGAGTTATCCCGACGCAGAACTCATCATCGTCCCAAAGTGTCGCGAGGTGATCGACACGATCCCGAACGACCTCGTGCTCGGTTACTCGCGGGGGTACGCCGACCGATTGGCGCACGAGTTCTCCGAGCCGACCGACTGGCGTGGCCGTCGTGTTCACATCTTGGGGGGCAGCCCACCGAAACAGTGGGACGTCATCCAGCAGTTGACCCGACCGACACTCACGGACGACCCACCGGCCGACATCGTCGGCCTCGACTGGAACGGGCTGCATCGCGGCGCGCAGTTCGGGGAGTTCTGGACGGCTGACGGCTGGGATGATAGCGGTCGTGACGCCTCCCACGTCACAGTTCGGAAGACAGTCCGACACAGTCTCGCCCGCATCAAGGCCTTCTGGCAGTCTCACGGCGTCTGGCCCGACTCAACGCCACATAGCGACATCCTCGAAATCGAGTACGAGGGTCCGTCACCGACCAATCTCGATAGCGCTGTGTGTACCGAATGCGAAGCGAACGTCTGGACGACTCGACGCGGTCCCTTCATCGCTGAGTATGATACCGGCGTGCTCTGTGGCTACTGCAGCTACGAGTGCTACTTCTCACATCGCCATCGGAACAACCTGGAGGAGATCGCCAGCGAGCAGAGCGTGTACATTCCACCGGCGTGA
- a CDS encoding dihydrodipicolinate synthase family protein: MKDPESRTVFAGVDGRTDTELPDWYRRKKTVDEPKSFAETIRDLPQAVETTVAYRNPYSDEWVETDRFNALVEPTRARDHATDDEPGADPLFHVPTDSYAIINPVDVYRPLEEVLREETIDGTPLDDVMFGEIRRYRGGGEVHMDVMFDGLEVRLPGRADPITMAVTSGYDFFGEHAVYVEGFAQDGYCSNSMRSLTDKEVIKHVGDVRDFRTWWEEILAQVELVADDLFEFIRDAQEIDLEFSELPFTVTEFYSLLGFPDYLAERAAEDAEANAASPFAIDMWTLHSGATYALTHFFQGKEGTSLDQYVRVANDILFNPEGTIERVERAYEEQLEADGDDGSQASLAGERALASIERVNEDLQANVEQFEAREEALRERFQQVTN; the protein is encoded by the coding sequence ATGAAAGACCCAGAATCCAGAACCGTGTTCGCCGGCGTCGACGGACGAACCGATACAGAACTACCCGACTGGTACCGCCGGAAGAAAACGGTCGACGAACCGAAGTCCTTCGCCGAGACGATTCGTGACCTCCCCCAGGCCGTCGAGACGACAGTCGCATACCGGAATCCCTACTCCGACGAGTGGGTCGAAACGGATCGCTTCAACGCCTTAGTCGAGCCGACGAGAGCGCGCGACCACGCGACAGACGATGAGCCCGGCGCAGACCCATTATTTCACGTCCCCACGGACAGTTACGCGATCATCAACCCGGTGGACGTGTACAGGCCCTTGGAAGAGGTCCTTCGCGAGGAGACCATCGACGGGACGCCGCTGGATGACGTGATGTTCGGCGAAATCCGGCGCTACCGGGGCGGTGGCGAGGTCCATATGGACGTGATGTTCGACGGCCTCGAAGTCCGGCTTCCCGGCCGGGCGGACCCGATCACGATGGCCGTGACCTCCGGCTACGACTTCTTCGGTGAGCACGCAGTCTACGTAGAGGGATTCGCTCAGGACGGGTACTGCTCGAATTCGATGCGCTCGCTCACCGATAAGGAGGTCATCAAGCACGTCGGGGACGTTCGGGACTTCCGGACCTGGTGGGAAGAGATTCTCGCACAGGTCGAGCTCGTCGCTGACGATCTCTTCGAGTTCATCCGAGATGCGCAGGAGATTGATCTCGAGTTCTCCGAGCTCCCGTTCACCGTCACCGAATTTTACAGCCTGCTGGGATTCCCGGACTATCTCGCAGAGCGTGCTGCCGAGGACGCCGAAGCGAACGCAGCGTCGCCGTTTGCAATCGATATGTGGACGCTGCACTCCGGCGCGACATACGCGCTCACCCACTTTTTCCAGGGGAAAGAGGGCACGTCCCTCGACCAGTACGTCCGCGTTGCGAACGACATCCTGTTCAACCCGGAGGGCACCATCGAGCGCGTCGAACGAGCCTACGAGGAGCAGCTGGAGGCGGACGGCGACGACGGGTCGCAGGCGTCGCTCGCCGGCGAGCGGGCGCTCGCGAGCATCGAGCGTGTGAACGAAGACCTGCAGGCCAACGTCGAGCAGTTCGAAGCACGTGAAGAGGCGCTTCGCGAGCGGTTCCAGCAGGTGACGAACTAG
- a CDS encoding DUF6166 domain-containing protein, with amino-acid sequence METNSTTDPRAVVQDTDERCQASTDRVEYVGMRVDGTPVVLNLTAHERLSPHQSLGLVRHSPAGFDWGYVGSGPAQLACALLLDYTDDETVAQHHYIQFRNDVVSQLVCDGPADCWHLTGEDIEAALAEFEESRALTPDGGTPSSSLPANWSAVSRTDRTVFQRRDIDHYVVLAEGSEEWLIILCAQGDRAYPAPLDHRTLPVENNPASTVQALVAESNDLVEPEEDI; translated from the coding sequence ATGGAGACGAATTCGACTACCGACCCACGAGCAGTCGTACAGGATACGGATGAGCGATGTCAGGCGAGTACAGACCGCGTCGAGTACGTCGGGATGCGTGTCGACGGAACGCCAGTTGTCCTGAACCTCACCGCACACGAACGCCTCTCCCCCCATCAAAGTCTCGGTCTCGTGCGGCATAGCCCGGCGGGATTCGACTGGGGCTACGTCGGGAGCGGACCGGCACAGCTCGCCTGTGCGCTCCTCCTCGATTATACCGACGACGAAACTGTCGCCCAGCATCACTACATCCAGTTCCGCAACGACGTGGTCAGTCAGCTGGTGTGTGATGGCCCGGCCGACTGCTGGCACCTCACCGGAGAGGATATCGAGGCGGCACTCGCTGAATTCGAAGAGTCCCGAGCACTCACGCCAGATGGTGGGACGCCGTCATCGTCACTGCCGGCGAACTGGAGTGCGGTGAGCCGGACAGATCGGACAGTCTTCCAACGTCGGGATATCGACCACTACGTCGTCCTCGCCGAAGGGAGCGAGGAGTGGTTGATCATACTTTGTGCGCAGGGGGACCGGGCGTATCCCGCCCCACTCGACCATCGAACACTTCCGGTCGAGAACAATCCTGCTTCAACCGTGCAGGCACTCGTCGCTGAGAGTAACGATCTCGTCGAGCCAGAGGAGGACATCTGA
- a CDS encoding ArdC-like ssDNA-binding domain-containing protein, which yields MMTASESGVSFEETDTRHDKMHSTIEDWIDDLVADVDEAKASQQFQEWLDVQSRFHDYSHRNTLLIKLQCPEATRVAGYNTWRSEFDRHVQEGEQAIWIWAPIITKQCPECENSPSYHEQSDCDYDETSPEEWSKGLVGFKPTAVFDVSQTEGEPLPELETEAAGDADDLVPALLHAATTLDIDVRVVDAAEWEHGDAKGVCKHRTLHEGQPVVEAKARSNQADLAVTLVHEYAHALLHFDGDDEPERAKREVEAEAVAYIVGRYFNLDTSGSAFYLAAWQDDDAESIQERLGRISSTAQEIIDTVVEG from the coding sequence ATGATGACAGCCAGTGAGTCGGGGGTCTCGTTCGAGGAGACCGACACCCGACACGACAAGATGCACAGTACGATCGAAGACTGGATCGACGATCTCGTCGCAGACGTCGACGAGGCAAAAGCCAGCCAACAGTTCCAGGAGTGGCTCGATGTCCAGTCCCGATTCCACGACTATTCTCATCGTAACACCCTCCTGATCAAACTCCAGTGTCCCGAGGCGACCCGCGTGGCGGGCTACAATACGTGGAGATCGGAGTTCGACCGGCACGTCCAAGAGGGCGAACAGGCGATCTGGATCTGGGCACCCATTATTACGAAGCAGTGCCCCGAGTGCGAGAACTCACCGAGCTACCACGAGCAAAGCGACTGTGACTATGACGAGACATCGCCCGAGGAGTGGTCGAAAGGACTGGTTGGATTCAAACCAACGGCAGTCTTCGACGTGTCTCAAACCGAGGGCGAACCGCTACCCGAGCTGGAAACCGAGGCAGCTGGTGACGCCGACGACCTGGTGCCAGCGCTCCTCCATGCGGCAACTACTCTCGATATCGACGTCCGTGTCGTCGACGCTGCCGAGTGGGAGCATGGCGACGCGAAAGGCGTCTGCAAACACCGGACTCTCCACGAGGGCCAGCCCGTCGTCGAAGCGAAAGCCCGCTCAAATCAGGCCGATCTCGCGGTGACATTGGTTCACGAGTACGCCCACGCGCTGCTTCATTTCGATGGCGACGACGAGCCCGAGCGCGCAAAACGCGAGGTCGAAGCGGAAGCCGTTGCGTACATCGTCGGGCGGTATTTCAACCTGGATACGAGCGGGTCAGCGTTCTATCTTGCCGCGTGGCAGGACGACGATGCGGAGAGTATTCAGGAGCGTCTCGGCCGGATCAGTTCGACCGCTCAGGAAATCATCGACACAGTTGTAGAGGGCTGA